From Methanobacterium congolense, one genomic window encodes:
- the pfdA gene encoding prefoldin subunit alpha: protein MEDRQKLQALVDELNMYQGQAELLQQQIEGLQATITDITIAKDTLKAISGKDDTETMVPIGAGSFVMTELKNTDEVVVSLGAGVAVKKKIADAEETLEDQKKELEGVLQKMNSDLQKITNYIMKKSPEAEALLQKVEGQDQ from the coding sequence ATGGAAGATAGACAAAAGCTTCAGGCATTGGTGGATGAGCTCAACATGTACCAGGGCCAGGCAGAGCTATTACAACAGCAAATTGAAGGTTTACAGGCCACAATTACTGATATCACCATAGCAAAGGATACATTGAAGGCTATAAGTGGTAAAGATGACACTGAAACAATGGTACCAATAGGTGCAGGTTCCTTCGTCATGACAGAACTTAAAAATACTGATGAAGTTGTTGTAAGCCTTGGAGCTGGTGTGGCTGTTAAAAAGAAAATAGCTGATGCAGAAGAAACCCTTGAAGACCAGAAGAAGGAACTTGAAGGAGTCCTGCAGAAGATGAATTCTGACCTTCAGAAGATCACCAATTACATAATGAAGAAGAGTCCAGAGGCTGAAGCCCTCCTACAGAAAGTGGAAGGCCAAGACCAGTAG
- the rpl18a gene encoding 50S ribosomal protein L18Ae, which yields MKTKIFRIQGKFMMGNDLKPFTRELKSISEDDIREKIYSEFGSKHRINRKKIFIDEIAEITAEEAIDPLIKALSRE from the coding sequence ATGAAGACAAAAATATTTAGAATTCAGGGAAAATTCATGATGGGCAACGACTTAAAACCTTTCACAAGGGAGTTAAAATCCATCAGTGAAGATGACATACGTGAAAAGATATACTCAGAATTTGGAAGCAAACACAGGATAAACAGGAAAAAAATATTCATAGATGAAATAGCCGAAATCACAGCAGAAGAAGCTATAGATCCTTTGATAAAAGCTTTATCCCGTGAGTGA
- a CDS encoding translation initiation factor IF-6 yields the protein MIRRINMGGSPNLGVALSVTEKVAIAPQNIQEGMVDLIKECLDVPVIKTPVSGSNLPGALTCGNSNGFIVSKYAFDSEIEAIKASGVEVERIPDKLTAVGNIILANDFGAIVNPLLSDKSVELIADVLDVEVQRGTIANFKITGSVAAATNKGALVHPSTTQEEMEVIERVLNVPADVGTVNSGTKLVGACTAANSNGVIVGINTTGPELARIEEAFGFLEGYL from the coding sequence ATGATAAGAAGAATCAACATGGGCGGAAGCCCAAACCTCGGTGTTGCATTATCAGTAACAGAGAAAGTTGCAATAGCCCCACAGAACATCCAAGAAGGAATGGTTGACCTCATAAAGGAGTGCCTGGATGTTCCAGTTATCAAAACTCCAGTGAGCGGGAGTAACCTTCCAGGGGCATTAACCTGCGGTAACTCAAATGGGTTCATAGTTTCGAAGTACGCATTCGACAGTGAGATAGAAGCAATAAAAGCATCTGGAGTTGAAGTTGAAAGGATACCTGACAAACTCACAGCAGTTGGTAACATAATCCTTGCAAACGATTTCGGAGCAATTGTAAATCCATTACTATCTGATAAATCAGTTGAGTTAATTGCAGATGTCCTTGATGTTGAAGTTCAAAGGGGAACCATAGCAAACTTTAAGATCACAGGATCTGTTGCAGCTGCAACAAACAAAGGAGCTTTAGTACATCCTTCCACAACCCAAGAAGAAATGGAAGTAATTGAAAGAGTACTGAACGTTCCTGCAGATGTTGGAACAGTAAACAGCGGAACAAAACTCGTTGGCGCATGCACAGCTGCCAATTCCAATGGAGTTATTGTTGGCATCAACACAACAGGTCCAGAACTTGCAAGAATAGAAGAAGCATTCGGCTTTCTTGAGGGATACTTATGA
- a CDS encoding 50S ribosomal protein L31e has translation MERVYVIPLRDVKKVPRTIRSPRAVRYIKTFLEKHMKSDDIKLDASVNEKVWERGIQKIPSRIKVKATKEEDGSVSVTLAE, from the coding sequence ATGGAAAGAGTCTACGTTATCCCATTAAGGGATGTGAAAAAAGTACCAAGGACCATAAGGTCTCCAAGGGCAGTAAGATACATCAAAACGTTCTTAGAAAAACACATGAAATCTGATGACATAAAACTAGATGCCTCTGTCAACGAAAAAGTTTGGGAAAGGGGGATCCAGAAAATACCTTCACGAATAAAGGTCAAAGCAACAAAAGAAGAGGATGGTTCTGTATCAGTCACCCTAGCTGAATAG
- a CDS encoding 50S ribosomal protein L39e: MSRNKPLAKKLRLAKAGKQNRRVPLWVMLKTSRKVRAHPKMRQWRRSKVKA, translated from the coding sequence ATGAGTAGAAACAAACCATTAGCTAAAAAATTAAGGCTAGCAAAAGCAGGCAAACAGAACAGAAGAGTGCCTCTATGGGTCATGCTTAAAACATCAAGAAAAGTAAGGGCTCATCCAAAAATGAGACAATGGAGAAGAAGTAAGGTTAAAGCATAG
- a CDS encoding DUF7411 family protein, with translation MNACVLYSGGKDSSLMAVILQRLGYEVELVTVNFGTFPSWKAAAESASNLGFKHRVLEADKKVLESAVDTIIQDGFPNNGINHVHLHALEVASLNYDLIADGTRRDDRVPKLRLNQIQSFEDRNHVQYMTLAGFGHRTIEDLSKRLFTVKKELTSMKNNSDYEIEIRHMIGEREGEEAAFNIFPEHVQSRVIGWRENE, from the coding sequence ATGAACGCATGCGTACTCTACAGCGGGGGAAAAGACAGTTCCCTCATGGCTGTGATACTTCAAAGGCTTGGATATGAGGTTGAACTTGTAACAGTTAATTTCGGAACCTTTCCCTCATGGAAAGCTGCAGCAGAATCAGCTTCAAACTTAGGATTCAAACACAGGGTTCTTGAAGCAGATAAAAAAGTGCTGGAATCTGCTGTTGATACCATAATTCAGGATGGTTTTCCCAATAACGGTATAAACCATGTACACCTTCATGCACTTGAAGTGGCCTCGTTGAATTACGATCTTATTGCAGATGGAACGAGACGTGACGATAGGGTTCCAAAACTGAGGCTCAACCAGATACAGAGCTTTGAAGATAGAAATCATGTTCAGTACATGACACTTGCAGGCTTTGGCCATAGAACCATAGAAGACCTTTCAAAAAGACTTTTCACAGTTAAAAAAGAGTTAACAAGCATGAAGAATAATTCTGATTATGAGATTGAAATAAGGCATATGATAGGGGAACGTGAAGGAGAAGAAGCAGCATTCAACATATTCCCGGAGCATGTGCAATCAAGAGTAATAGGATGGAGAGAAAATGAGTAG
- a CDS encoding DNA-binding protein, which produces MSDIEELRRKRMQQLQQQASQQASQQAAQAESQERMRQELEAQKRQAMMQILTPEARSRLANIRLTKPEFVDQIELQLIQLAQMGRIKSQISDDELKVLLTKLAGQKREIKITRK; this is translated from the coding sequence ATGAGCGATATAGAGGAACTGCGACGTAAAAGGATGCAACAGCTCCAGCAGCAGGCCTCACAGCAAGCTTCACAGCAGGCTGCTCAAGCTGAATCCCAGGAACGTATGAGGCAGGAGTTAGAAGCTCAGAAAAGACAGGCAATGATGCAGATACTGACTCCAGAAGCCAGAAGCAGACTTGCAAATATACGCCTCACAAAACCAGAGTTCGTTGACCAGATAGAGCTTCAGCTCATCCAACTTGCACAGATGGGACGTATAAAATCCCAGATAAGTGATGATGAGCTCAAGGTACTTCTTACAAAACTCGCTGGTCAAAAAAGAGAGATCAAGATCACAAGAAAATGA
- a CDS encoding 30S ribosomal protein S19e — translation MTTIYDVPADSLISEVAKELSENKKVNPPEWTSFVKTGVHKERRPENPDWWYVRCASILRKVYMDGPVGINSLKTYYGGKKDRGTNPEKFKKGSGAIIRGALHQLEDAGFVAKAGDEGRIITPAGKSFLDKTSNQIIKDIPELSKY, via the coding sequence ATGACCACAATTTACGATGTACCAGCAGACTCGCTCATCAGCGAAGTTGCAAAGGAGTTAAGCGAAAACAAAAAAGTAAACCCACCAGAATGGACAAGCTTTGTTAAAACGGGCGTCCACAAAGAGAGGAGACCAGAAAATCCTGATTGGTGGTATGTTAGATGCGCGTCCATACTCAGAAAAGTTTACATGGATGGTCCTGTTGGAATAAACAGCCTAAAAACATACTACGGTGGTAAAAAAGACAGGGGAACCAATCCTGAAAAATTCAAGAAGGGAAGCGGTGCCATAATAAGAGGAGCCTTACACCAGCTTGAAGATGCAGGTTTCGTTGCAAAAGCAGGTGATGAAGGAAGAATCATAACTCCTGCAGGCAAATCCTTCCTTGACAAAACATCCAACCAAATCATAAAAGACATTCCAGAACTTTCAAAATACTAA
- a CDS encoding YhbY family RNA-binding protein — translation MNRSLSTITINIGKSGVNESVIEEIKRQLKAHEVIKIRFSKGISTEKQNFIKEITEKSKSTLIDFRGNVAVLFKKKR, via the coding sequence ATGAATAGATCACTTTCAACTATCACCATAAACATTGGAAAATCTGGAGTAAATGAAAGCGTTATAGAAGAAATAAAAAGACAGCTTAAAGCTCATGAAGTTATAAAGATTAGATTTTCAAAAGGTATATCCACAGAGAAACAAAACTTTATTAAAGAGATCACTGAAAAATCAAAGTCTACACTTATTGATTTTAGAGGTAACGTTGCTGTATTATTCAAAAAAAAGAGGTAA
- a CDS encoding ribonuclease P protein component 4 translates to MLKIAEERINILFEMADEEFAQHPERSNRYVQMARNIAKKYNIKMPALWKRRFCKECKSFLKPGENCRVRLSNSCVTIRCLECGNTIIIPYVNEQKYRRRMKIEHTSQEGTDE, encoded by the coding sequence ATGTTAAAAATAGCAGAAGAGAGAATAAACATCCTGTTTGAGATGGCTGATGAAGAATTCGCCCAGCACCCTGAAAGATCCAACCGATACGTGCAGATGGCCAGAAACATTGCAAAAAAGTACAACATAAAGATGCCTGCACTCTGGAAGCGAAGGTTCTGCAAAGAATGTAAGAGCTTTCTTAAACCCGGTGAAAACTGTAGAGTAAGGCTTTCAAATTCATGTGTTACCATCAGATGCCTTGAATGTGGGAATACAATTATAATACCCTATGTAAATGAACAAAAATATAGAAGGAGAATGAAAATTGAACATACCTCCCAAGAAGGAACTGATGAATAG